Proteins from a genomic interval of Quercus lobata isolate SW786 chromosome 11, ValleyOak3.0 Primary Assembly, whole genome shotgun sequence:
- the LOC115969039 gene encoding putative disease resistance protein RGA3 isoform X1, whose product MVIVTTRIERIAQMMAPILPIHHMGFLSDDDSWSLFKGHVFGMGRVEEKTELESIGRKIVKKCGGVPLAIKALGSLMSIKSSKNDWESVEKSQIWDSPIGKDSILPALRLSYHHLSPHLRQCFAFCCVFPKDHKLEMDKLIQLWIANGFIPFKEPSELYDLGVDIFNKLVWRSFFQDVKEEYPGYITCKMHDLMHDLAQSIMRHECVAVEFVKDVKVEGRIFHMFFGMFSSPNISLNEDLYKVRSLRSCLGAFDGEASRPFFFKQKYLRVLDIKHMGPEVPRSINNLKHLRYLDMSKSAIKVLPKSTTCLLNLQTLKLDECRSLCELPKGMKHMKNLMHLGITNCDSLTRMPEGMGQLSCLQSLSFFIAGKEKGYQISELKVLNLRNKLTIKELDNVKNSEEAKSANLIGKQNLYSLSLVWQSDNESHVPDHVEDVLDGLQPHSNLKELAINNYHGSKIPTWIQDSILCDLVQISLYCWERCEHLPPLGKLPFLKVLDITDWHAVKYIGNEFHGDGVISFPSLKEFRLHNMRDLE is encoded by the coding sequence ATGGTTATAGTGACGACTAGGATTGAAAGAATTGCGCAAATGATGGCCCCAATACTTCCTATACACCACATGGGATTCTTGTCAGATGATGATTCTTGGTCCTTATTTAAAGGACATGTATTTGGGATGGGAAGGGTAGAAGAGAAAACAGAATTGGAATCAATTGGCAGGAAAATAGTGAAGAAATGTGGAGGCGTGCCTCTAGCTATAAAGGCTCTTGGAAGCCTCATGTCCATAAAAAGTAGTAAGAATGACTGGGAATCAGTGGAAAAAAGTCAGATTTGGGATTCACCAATAGGTAAGGATTCCATCTTGCCGGCCCTCAGGTTGAGTTATCACCATCTATCCCCACATCTAAGGCAATGTTTTGCTTTTTGCTGTGTATTCCCCAAAGATCACAAGCTTGAGATGGATAAGTTGATACAACTGTGGATAGCTAATGGTTTTATTCCCTTCAAAGAACCATCAGAGTTGTATGATTTGGGTGTTGATATCTTCAATAAATTAGTATGGAGATCTTTCTTTCAAGATGTCAAGGAGGAGTATCCTGGCTATATAACGTGTAAAATGCATGACCTTATGCATGACCTTGCTCAATCTATTATGAGGCATGAATGCGTTGCAGTGGAATTTGTTAAAGATGTGAAGGTTGAAGGCAGGatttttcatatgttttttGGCATGTTCTCATCACCAAACATTTCTTTGAATGAGGACCTATATAAAGTTCGATCTCTACGCTCATGCCTTGGTGCATTTGATGGTGAAGCTTCTCGGCCTTTCTTCTTTAAACAAAAGTATCTTCGGGTATTGGATATTAAACATATGGGTCCGGAAGTACCGAGATCAATCAACAATTTAAAACATTTGAGGTATCTTGACATGTCTAAGTCTGCTATCAAAGTTTTACCTAAATCAACAACCTGCCTCTTGAACTTGCAAACGTTGAAACTAGATGAATGCCGCTCTCTTTGTGAGTTACCCAAAGGTATGAAGCACATGAAAAACCTAATGCATCTTGGGATCACTAATTGTGATTCTCTTACTCGTATGCCTGAAGGAATGGGACAACTAAGTTGCCTCCAATCATTGAGCTTCTTCATTGCTGGCAAGGAAAAAGGTTATCAAATAAGTGAGTTGAAAGTACTAAACCTTCGAAACAAGTTGACAATAAAGGAACTTGATAATGTCAAAAATTCAGAGGAGGCCAAAAGTGCAAATTTGATCGGAAAACAAAATCTTTATTCACTAAGTTTGGTTTGGCAGAGTGACAATGAAAGCCATGTACCGGACCATGTTGAAGATGTTCTTGATGGTCTCCAACCTCATTCAAATCTGAAAGAACTGGCCATAAACAACTATCATGGTTCAAAAATTCCAACATGGATTCAAGATTCAATTCTTTGTGATTTGGTTCAAATTTCGCTCTATTGTTGGGAAAGATGTGAACATTTGCCACCTCTTGGCAAACTACCATTCCTCAAGGTTCTTGATATAACTGACTGGCATGCTGTGAAATATATTGGCAATGAGTTCCATGGAGACGGTGTAATTTCATTCCCCTCATTGAAGGAATTTAGGCTCCATAATATGCGCGATTTGGAGTAA
- the LOC115966296 gene encoding uncharacterized protein LOC115966296, with the protein MVGITTSREVWNTLKQRFTSTSRANILNLKLEFQSLKKGSDSVNNFLLKIKIARDKLLVVGVVVDNEELICIVLRGLPKDFAHFCSAIRIRSEPITYEQLSIMLQSEEQAMAESLDSFSHSLAMFAFGNKGSISSHLQPHNHGGFNGGSKRGRGRNNGNRGRGGGRFNNSHGGHQHQFFNSQPQQNYNSPQNAHFGGQFGGQSGGRTFKNDRPSCQICGKTGHQALDCYHRMDFVYQGKNPPTKLVAMASASNAALTNCQDPWLADSGTSDHLIVNLNNLFVQSQYKGS; encoded by the coding sequence ATGGTTGGAATTACCACTTCAAGAGAAGTGTGGAATACTTTAAAGCAGAGGTTTACCTCAACTTCAAGGGCTAACATACTCAATCTGAAGTTGGAATTTCAAAGTCTCAAGAAAGGTTCAGATTCAGTGAACAACTTTCTGTTGAAGATTAAGATCGCTCGTGATAAACTTCTTGTAGTTGGAGTAGTGGTGGATAATGAAGAACTCATCTGCATTGTTCTTCGAGGTCTACCCAAGGATTTTGCTCACTTTTGTTCAGCAATCCGTATTAGGAGTGAACCAATTACCTATGAACAACTCTCAATTATGCTGCAGAGTGAAGAACAGGCCATGGCAGAGAGTCTTGATAGCTTTTCACACTCTCTAGCCATGTTTGCTTTTGGAAATAAGGGCTCCATTAGCTCTCATCTCCAGCCACACAACCATGGTGGTTTCAATGGTGGCTCTAAGAGAGGAAGAGGAAGGAACAATGGTAATAGGGGTAGAGGTGGAGGAAGGTTCAACAACAGTCATGGTGGACATCAACACCAGTTTTTCAATTCCCAACCTCAACAGAATTATAACTCACCTCAGAATGCTCACTTTGGAGGTCAATTTGGTGGTCAATCTGGTGGTCGGACCTTCAAGAATGATAGACCTAGCTGTCAGATTTGTGGCAAGACAGGTCACCAAGCTCTTGACTGTTATCACCGAATGGATTTTGTCTATCAAGGCAAGAATCCACCAACCAAACTAGTAGCAATGGCTTCAGCATCTAATGCAGCCTTAACCAATTGTCAAGATCCTTGGTTAGCTGACTCAGGCACTTCAGACCATCTCATTGTTAACTTGAACAACCTTTTTGTTCAGTCACAGTATAAAGGTTCATAA
- the LOC115966297 gene encoding disease resistance protein RGA2-like, protein MNGIESFPCLSTLRITECPKLVEIPIIPSITDLTMRSNNAMLIRSVMNPTSLSSLVIEDMDDELTVLPDGLLQNHKTLKKLEISKMPNLKSLTNQLDNLSALNEFRLECCDKIESLPEGLQNLHSLRRLSIKECNNLLSLPMNGLQDLSSLRSLSISSCYKFCSLSEGIQYLIALEHLYINRCPKLFSLPEGIQHLTTLRYLFIWYCEDLSSLPKQIGCLTSLSDLDIWKCPNLMSMPDELQNLTSLKLLMIEGCPHLEKRCKKDSGEDWHKISHIPKVLIIPYSEIPSSTGWGSLRKLKCC, encoded by the coding sequence ATGAATGGAATAGAAAGTTTTCCCTGCCTAAGCACATTAAGAATCACTGAGTGCCCAAAGTTAGTTGAAATTCCTATTATTCCTTCCATTACAGATTTGACTATGAGAAGCAACAATGCAATGTTAATTAGGTCAGTGATGAATCCCACTTCACTTTCTTCCCTTGTGATTGAAGACATGGATGATGAATTGACAGTTCTTCCAGATGGACTGTTGCAAAATCATAAGACGCTTAAAAAGTTGGAGATTTCCAAAATGCCCAATCTCAAGTCACTGACTAATCAGTTGGATAATCTTTCTGCGTTGAATGAATTTCGTCTTGAATGTTGTGACAAGATCGAAAGTCTTCCAGAAGGACTCCAGAACTTACATTCATTACGGAGACTTTCTATAAAGGAGTGTAATAATCTTTTATCCTTACCAATGAATGGTTTGCAGGACTTATCTTCACTACGGAGTTTATCCATTTCGAGCTGCTACAAATTCTGCTCTTTGTCGGAGGGAATTCAATATTTAATTGCACTTGAACATTTATATATCAACAGGTGTCCTAAGTTATTTTCATTGCCAGAGGGTATTCAACATCTAACTACTCTCCGTTATCTGTTCATCTGGTACTGTGAAGACTTATCTTCTCTGCCTAAGCAGATTGGATGCCTCACATCGCTTTCAGATTTGGATATTTGGAAATGCCCTAATCTAATGTCTATGCCAGACGAGCTACAAAATCTTACGTCACTCAAATTATTGATGATTGAAGGATGCCCACATCTGGAGAAGCGGTGCAAGAAAGACAGTGGAGAGGATTGGCATAAAATATCTCACATCCCCAAAGTTCTCATCATTCCTTATTCAGAGATACCATCATCGACGGGTTGGGGATCGCTACGAAAACTGAAATGTTGCTAA